The following are encoded in a window of Panicum virgatum strain AP13 chromosome 5N, P.virgatum_v5, whole genome shotgun sequence genomic DNA:
- the LOC120674733 gene encoding uncharacterized protein YpeP-like: MGYDVMFVPRMVIKSQALADFIAEWTEIQAPSPEISHEYWTLYFDGSVMGPGAGGGVILISPEGGKFQYAVCLHFPASNNVAEYEALISGLRIAIDIGATRLYIYGDSKLVIDQVMKNSNCESPLMDAYCQEVRKLEGRFWGLELHHIPQKQNPDADALTKMAAERKPAPNGIFVNDLNTPSAR, encoded by the coding sequence ATGGGCTATGACGTCATGTTCGTGCCACGCATGGTGATAAAGTCTCAGGCCCTGGCTGACTTCATTGCCGAGTGGACGGAAATCCAAGCTCCGAGCCCAGAAATCTCTCACGAGTACTGGACTctctacttcgacgggtcggtcatGGGACCCGGCGCGGGGGGCGGGGTCATCCTGATCTCCCCAGAAGGAGGCAAGTTCCAGTATGCAGTCTgcctccacttccccgcatcCAACAATGTTGCAGAGTATGAGGCGCTCATTAGCGGCCTCCGCATAGCCATCGACATCGGGGCAACCCGCCTGTACATCTATGGCGACTCCAAGCTGGTAATCGACCAGGTCATGAAGAACTCCAATTGTGAAAGCCCTCTCATGGATGCATACTGCCAGGAAGTCCGCAAGCTAGAAGGAAGATTTTGGGGTctggagctccaccacatcccACAGAAGCAAAACCCCGATGCGGATGCTCTCACAAAGATGGCTGCCGAGCGCAAGCCGGCGCCCAACGGTATTTTTGTCAACGACCTTAACACGCCGTCAGCGCGATAG